The following is a genomic window from Thermodesulfobacteriota bacterium.
GAAGGGAAGCGACAATGCCGCCTTCTTCTCGGCAAACTCCGTCCAGAAACCGAAGGTCTTTCCCAAGACGAAAGAGGGAAGGGAGGCCGAGACCAATTACAAGCTGGGGCTTCAGCTCCCCTACATGTTCATCATCAACCGACTGGCCCATTACCTGAAGGTGATCCAGAGGGAGAACATCGGCTCCTGGAAGGAGCGGGCCGATCTCGAGAGGGAGCTCAACGACTGGATCCGCCAGTATGTGGCCGACCAGGAAAATCCTTCTCCCGCGGTCCGGAGCCGACGGCCTCTTCGCCAGGCCAGGGTCATGGTGGAAGATGTGGAGGGCGATCCCGGCTGGTATCGGGTGAGGCTGGAGGTGAGGCCCCATTTTAAATACATGGGCTCCTTCTTCACCCTCTCCCTCGTAGGCAAACTGGACAAAAAATAGGTGAGACCTTAATCCATCAGAAAGGAGGAGAGATTTATGCCGATGCCGTTTCACATGTCGATCAAAGGGACGACCCAGGGAGAGATCTCCAAAGGGTGCTGCGAAATCCAGGGCCGCGAGGATACCATCCTATGTCAGGCCCTGAAACACGAGGTCTATATCCCACGGGATCCTCAAACGGGCCTTCCGACCGGAAAACGGGTCCACAACCCGATCACCGTGACCAAGGTCTTCGATAAGGCCTCCCCGCTCCTCTACGAGGGCCTCACCAGGGGAGAGAGAATGACCGATGTGACCATGAAATTTTATCGGATCAATCCCCAAGGACAGGAGGAGCACTACTTTACGATCAAACTCGAAGATGCCATCATCGTCTCGATCAAACCCTGGATCCCCAACGCCCTCGATCCCACCCAGGAGAAGTTCACCCACATGGAGGATGTCTCCTTCACCTATTCGAAGATCAACTGGAGATGGGAGATCGATGGGGTCGAAGGCCAGGACGATTGGAAAGCGCCGGAGAAGAAATGAAATGGGTTTAAGAAGATCCAACACCGCTTACCTCGACAAGCTCGGGGTAAGCGGTTTCATCCGGGGTCCTGACCCCTCCCCAAAAAGGCTCTCCGGATGTCCGAGGGACCTCCGATGAGGGAAGAGAGACTCTTGGAACGGCTTCGCCTCTGGGAAAAGGACCCTTCGAGGAGGGCCAAGGAGGATCCCCGGAGGATGCTCGATTCGGTCGTAAGGCACCTCCATCGGATCCTCAACACCAAACAGGGAAATGTGCCCCTTGCCGAGGATTACGGGACTCCAGACTTCACCGATCTCTTTTTGACCCTTTCCAAATCGGATGCAGAGCCGAAGCGGGAGATCGAAAAGGCCATCCGATCGACCATCCAGAAGTTTGAGCCTCGACTTCAGGGGGTGAGGGTGAATTTCATCGAGCCAGAGGGAGATCCTTCCTTCGATCCCCTTACGATCCGTTTTCAGATCACCGGAAGGCTGGTGACGGAAACGAAGACCCAGGTCTTTCTCGAGACGATCGTCGACAGCGAAGGGAAAATCAAGATTGTGGGTTGATCGGCCCAAATTCTCCTTTCCAGAAAAGAGATGTTCAATCGCTACTTCCAGGAAGAGCTCTCTCACCTGAGGGAGTTAGGCAAAGAGTTTTCGAAGGCCCACCCTGCCCTTGCGCCCATGCTGGCCGGCACGACGCCGGATCCCGACGTGGAGCGCCTCCTCGAAGGGGTGGCCTTCCTCACCGCCCTCCTCAGACAGAAACTGGACGATGAATTTCCCGAGATCGTCAACGAGCTGATGCAGCTCATTTGGCCTCATTATCTTCGGCCGATCCCTTCCACCACCTTGATCGCCTTCCGTCCGAAGCCCACGCTCAGGCAATCGATCACCGTTTCACCCGAGACCCAGATCGCCTCGATCCCCGTGGAAGACACCTCCTGCCTCTTCAAGACGGCCTATGAGGTGGAGGTCCACCCCCTCGAATTGCTCGAAGCCTCCTTCGCCCAACCCTCGGGCGAGCCCCCTCAGATCAAGCTTCTCCTCGAAACCAAGGGGATGAAACTCTCCGATTGGAAACCTAAAACCCTGAGGTTCTTCCTCGGCGGGGACTATCCGGAGGCCTCGGACCTCTACCTTCTCCTTAGACGCCATCTCCGAGCGATCCATCTCAGACCCGTGGAGGAGGGAAAGCCCTGCCAGCTCGGTCCCGAATATTTAAAGCCCGTCGGTTTTTCTGACCGGGAACCCCTGATTCCCTATCCCTCCCATGCCTTTCCGGGTTATCGGATCCTCCAGGAATATTTCATCTTGCCCCAGAAATTCCTCTTTCTCGACCTCACGGGATGGGATCGATGGGAAGGCTGCGGGGAGGGCACGAGGTTCGAAATCCATTTTGAGCTTTTCGATCTCCCCTTTCCTCCTCCCAAAATCAAAAAGGACCATTTTATTCTTTTCGTGACCCCTGCGATCAATCTCTTCCCCCACGAGGCGGATCCGATCCAAATCGACCACCGGAGGACGCAATATCTCGTCCGGCCTGCCGGGGGCCGTACCGAACACTATCAGGTCTATTCGGTAGAGAAGGTGGTGGGTTATGTCCACGGAACCGCTCAGGAGAGGAAGTATGTGCCCTTTGAGGTCTTCCAGTCCGGTCTCCAGTCCCATCCGGTTTATCGAATCAGTATTTGCCAGTCCCCGCTCGGGGAGAGGTTCGATTTCTATCTTTCGGTTGCCTACCCTCCTGGCATAGGTTTGCCCACCACCGAGACCCTCTCGATCGAGTTGCTCTGTACGAACGGAGCGCTTCCTGAAACTCTTCGGCTTGGGGATATCTCGCTTCCAACCAGCGGTACCCCTGAACCGGTGGAGTTTAAAAATATTCTCCCTCCCACGACGAACCTCCTGCCCCCCCTCGAAACGAGAAAGGGAGGAGAGTCCGGAGGAGAGAATCTGAGGTGGCGGCTCCTGGCCCACCTTTACCTCAACTATCTCTCCTTGAACCGGGCGGAGAACCTCAGGGCCCTGCTCTGGCAGTATATCTTCCCGGGGAGTCGAAATCGAGCCCAGACCCTCGCCAATCAGAAACGGGTCGAAGGCATCGAGGACCTCCAGACGAGGATTTCGGACCGGCTCGTTTCGGGCATAGTGATGCGAGGGCAGGAGATCGACCTCAAGCTCCGGCAGGAGAATTTTGCCAGTCAAGGGGATATGTTTCTTTTTGGATGCATCCTGGACCATTTTCTGGCCAATTATGCCTCCTTAAATCACTTTATCCGGTTGAAGGTCCAGGAGGTCGTCAGAGGAGTCACCTATCAATGGCCAGCCCGGATCGGAGATCACCCGCTGCTCTGAAATCGGACCTCTTCGAGAAGGCCCACGAATTCTCCTTCTTCCAGGTGATGAGGCTCCTGAGGCTCCTTCTCCGGTCAGGCAAAACAGGAGCCTCGCAGGAGGAACAACACCTGCGCCTTCGACCTGAACTTTCCCTCTCCTTTCCCCCTGCCGATGTGGCCAGGATCGAAGAGGTGGATTCAGAAAGACCCCTCTACCTCGTCACGGTGACGCTCCTCGGCCTCTACGGCGCAAGCTCCCCGCTGCCCACGTTTTACACGGAGGATCTCCTCGAA
Proteins encoded in this region:
- a CDS encoding Hcp family type VI secretion system effector; protein product: MPMPFHMSIKGTTQGEISKGCCEIQGREDTILCQALKHEVYIPRDPQTGLPTGKRVHNPITVTKVFDKASPLLYEGLTRGERMTDVTMKFYRINPQGQEEHYFTIKLEDAIIVSIKPWIPNALDPTQEKFTHMEDVSFTYSKINWRWEIDGVEGQDDWKAPEKK
- the tssE gene encoding type VI secretion system baseplate subunit TssE, with amino-acid sequence MREERLLERLRLWEKDPSRRAKEDPRRMLDSVVRHLHRILNTKQGNVPLAEDYGTPDFTDLFLTLSKSDAEPKREIEKAIRSTIQKFEPRLQGVRVNFIEPEGDPSFDPLTIRFQITGRLVTETKTQVFLETIVDSEGKIKIVG
- the tssF gene encoding type VI secretion system baseplate subunit TssF encodes the protein MFNRYFQEELSHLRELGKEFSKAHPALAPMLAGTTPDPDVERLLEGVAFLTALLRQKLDDEFPEIVNELMQLIWPHYLRPIPSTTLIAFRPKPTLRQSITVSPETQIASIPVEDTSCLFKTAYEVEVHPLELLEASFAQPSGEPPQIKLLLETKGMKLSDWKPKTLRFFLGGDYPEASDLYLLLRRHLRAIHLRPVEEGKPCQLGPEYLKPVGFSDREPLIPYPSHAFPGYRILQEYFILPQKFLFLDLTGWDRWEGCGEGTRFEIHFELFDLPFPPPKIKKDHFILFVTPAINLFPHEADPIQIDHRRTQYLVRPAGGRTEHYQVYSVEKVVGYVHGTAQERKYVPFEVFQSGLQSHPVYRISICQSPLGERFDFYLSVAYPPGIGLPTTETLSIELLCTNGALPETLRLGDISLPTSGTPEPVEFKNILPPTTNLLPPLETRKGGESGGENLRWRLLAHLYLNYLSLNRAENLRALLWQYIFPGSRNRAQTLANQKRVEGIEDLQTRISDRLVSGIVMRGQEIDLKLRQENFASQGDMFLFGCILDHFLANYASLNHFIRLKVQEVVRGVTYQWPARIGDHPLL